A part of Rhinatrema bivittatum chromosome 16, aRhiBiv1.1, whole genome shotgun sequence genomic DNA contains:
- the LOC115077590 gene encoding olfactory receptor 1F1-like yields MIMSSLQRENQTEVKEFIILGFSEHLTRQNLLFVVFLSIYLVTLLGNLTLLTVMCIDSRLHKPMYFFLSNLAVLDICLSSSTLPKMLAIFLMDKAISFQACMTQLYLLMSFTSVEFFLLSVMAYDRYVAICNPLHYSVIMNMRVCIPLSAGCWALGFLDVLPHSVSIIYVSFCGHNVINHLFCDFHTMLKLSCSDTSTIKLLMLTLNLFLALGSILLILTSYAQIISAILKIQSVDGRWKAFSTCSSHLIVVSIYSGTVVFTYGRPKNKNTTQADKLFDALYNTLIPMVNPIIYSLRNKDVKAALMKGTQGRIIRLRNWNIM; encoded by the coding sequence ATGATTATGAGCAGCCTACAGAGGGAAAACCAAACCGAGGTCAAAGAATTCATCATCTTGGGGTTCTCAGAACATCTGACCCGTCAGAATTTGCTCTTTGTAGTGTTCCTGTCAATTTACCTGGTCACTCTGTTAGGGAACCTCACCCTTTTGACAGTAATGTGCATTGATTCTCGCCTCCACAAACCCATGTATTTCTTCCTCAGCAACCTGGCTGTCCTGGACATCTGCTTAAGCTCCAGCACGCTCCCAAAAATGCTGGCAATTTTTCTAATGGACAAGGCCATTTCTTTCCAAGCATGCATGACCCAACTCTATCTGCTTATGTCCTTCACTAGTGTAGAATTCTTTCTGCTCAGTGTCATGGCCTATGACCGTTATGTGGCCATTTGCAACCCCTTACACTATTCAGTCATCATGAACATGAGGGTGTGCATTCCACTCTCTGCCGGTTGCTGGGCACTTGGGTTTCTGGATGTGTTGCCACACAGTGTATCCATTATTTATGTATCTTTCTGTGGGCATAATGTTATCAACCATTTATTCTGTGACTTCCATACAATGTTGAAACTCTCATGCAGTGACACGTCCACCATCAAACTGCTGATGCTCACCCTAAACTTGTTCTTGGCCTTGGGATCCATACTCCTCATCCTGACTTCCTATGCCCAAATCATTTCAGCCATCTTGAAAATCCAGTCCGTGGATGGGAGATGGAAAGcattctccacctgctcctcccatctCATAGTGGTTAGTATATactctggcactgtagtttttaCGTATGGGAGACCCAAGAACAAGAACACAACACAGGCTGATAAACTCTTTGATGCACTGTACAACACTCTGATCCCCATGGTGAACCCCATCATTTACAGCCTAAGGAACAAGGATGTTAAAGCTGCCCTGATGAAGGGCACACAGGGGAGAATTATAAGGCTGAGAAATTGGAATATTATGTGA